A region from the Xanthocytophaga agilis genome encodes:
- a CDS encoding PAS domain-containing hybrid sensor histidine kinase/response regulator, whose product MGIFHSVLDEQIKKYLDNNYLIDEKLRGLLLEISQTYEKISDREEKEVSEQSLLQKLQFNEARYRQIVECTTDLIYGCDAEGYLIYANPVACQRFGYTEEEIRQLHFTDVVALEHREMVRDFYKRQFEERIIDTYLEFKCLTRDGKTAWIGNNVHLQLNAEHNWVVGFQGVARDMTEAKQAEETLIQARRMAEESVKAKEHFLSVMSHEIRTPLNAVIGLSHLLLDENPLPNQVEHLQAIKHSADSLMIIINDILDFSKIESGKVSFENVDFKLDDIFRGIEKSLAYKARESNLRLLIETDPRLPATVVGDPLRLNQIILNLVSNAIKFTEKGFVEVKAQMVSQKKDTITIEFKITDTGIGIPANKLSTIFESFTQASHETTRKYGGTGLGLTITKRLVELKGGTIQVKSKIGLGSTFTVLLTFEKSHLTAPVIPVPSGNTIEASTESLDNLQVLLVEDNRMNQLVVKKFMEKWGVRMDIAENGIEAIEKLRENTFSLVLMDLQMPQMDGYKAARYIRYNMDYPYRNIPIVALTASAMVDVRRKVMDAGMNDFITKPFDPRDLYLKILKFSMKGSQSDESPIFTPSVLPGNNGYVNLQYLEEISANNQEFITDMIRLFLRQMPQFVQKLKKACENANWMDLRYITHKMKSSLSTIGIFELESVIRQLETYAAQESHLIEVVQLCNHVERVCEEVYTELKEKLNEKNLKLIK is encoded by the coding sequence ATGGGTATTTTTCATTCCGTACTGGACGAACAAATCAAAAAGTATTTGGACAATAATTACCTGATAGACGAGAAGCTACGCGGTTTATTGTTGGAAATCAGTCAGACATATGAAAAGATTTCAGATAGGGAAGAGAAAGAAGTATCTGAACAGTCTTTGCTACAGAAACTGCAGTTTAACGAAGCTCGATATCGGCAGATTGTTGAATGTACAACTGATCTGATTTATGGATGTGATGCAGAAGGTTATCTGATTTATGCCAATCCGGTAGCATGCCAGCGGTTTGGTTACACAGAAGAAGAGATTCGTCAATTACATTTCACAGATGTAGTTGCATTAGAGCATCGTGAGATGGTGCGGGACTTTTACAAACGACAGTTTGAAGAAAGAATCATAGATACATATCTGGAGTTTAAGTGTCTTACACGAGATGGAAAAACAGCCTGGATCGGAAATAATGTGCATTTGCAACTTAATGCAGAACATAACTGGGTGGTTGGTTTTCAGGGTGTGGCCCGGGATATGACAGAGGCCAAACAGGCTGAAGAAACATTGATTCAGGCAAGGCGAATGGCTGAAGAATCTGTAAAGGCCAAAGAGCATTTCTTGTCTGTAATGAGTCATGAAATACGAACACCACTCAATGCCGTAATTGGTCTGTCTCATTTGCTCCTGGATGAAAATCCGCTTCCTAATCAGGTTGAACACCTGCAGGCTATCAAACACTCCGCAGATAGTTTGATGATTATTATCAATGACATCCTGGATTTTTCAAAGATAGAGTCTGGTAAGGTGTCTTTTGAAAATGTTGATTTTAAACTGGATGATATCTTTCGTGGCATAGAGAAGAGCTTGGCTTATAAGGCTAGAGAATCTAATCTGCGTTTGCTGATAGAAACAGATCCTCGCTTGCCAGCTACTGTAGTGGGCGATCCGTTGCGACTGAATCAGATAATCCTTAATCTGGTCAGCAATGCTATTAAATTTACGGAGAAGGGCTTTGTAGAAGTAAAAGCTCAGATGGTGAGCCAGAAAAAAGATACGATTACTATTGAGTTTAAAATTACAGATACAGGTATTGGTATTCCAGCTAATAAACTGAGCACTATCTTTGAAAGTTTTACCCAAGCTTCGCATGAGACTACCCGTAAATATGGTGGTACAGGACTGGGACTTACTATCACTAAAAGACTGGTCGAGTTGAAGGGTGGAACTATTCAGGTGAAAAGTAAGATAGGATTGGGATCTACATTCACAGTATTACTTACCTTTGAAAAGTCTCATCTTACAGCACCTGTTATTCCTGTTCCCAGTGGAAATACAATTGAAGCATCTACAGAGTCTCTCGATAACTTACAGGTATTGCTGGTAGAAGACAATCGAATGAATCAATTGGTTGTAAAAAAGTTTATGGAGAAATGGGGAGTGAGAATGGATATTGCAGAAAATGGGATAGAAGCTATTGAAAAGCTGAGAGAAAATACTTTTAGTCTGGTGTTGATGGATTTGCAGATGCCCCAAATGGATGGATACAAAGCTGCCCGTTATATACGCTACAATATGGACTATCCGTATCGAAATATTCCTATTGTAGCACTGACTGCATCTGCCATGGTGGATGTAAGACGTAAGGTAATGGATGCTGGCATGAATGACTTTATTACCAAACCATTTGATCCCCGTGATTTATACCTGAAGATTTTAAAGTTTTCTATGAAAGGATCTCAGTCTGATGAAAGTCCCATTTTCACACCATCTGTGTTACCTGGAAACAATGGATATGTAAATCTCCAATATCTGGAAGAAATTTCTGCCAATAATCAGGAGTTTATAACAGATATGATTCGGTTATTTCTGCGTCAGATGCCTCAATTTGTACAAAAGCTTAAAAAGGCTTGTGAGAATGCCAACTGGATGGATTTGAGGTATATTACCCATAAAATGAAATCTTCATTATCTACCATTGGTATTTTTGAATTGGAATCCGTGATTCGACAACTGGAGACCTATGCTGCACAGGAAAGTCATCTGATTGAGGTTGTACAACTATGCAACCATGTGGAGCGGGTATGTGAGGAGGTCTATACTGAACTAAAAGAAAAACTCAATGAGAAAAATCTAAAGCTGATTAAATAA
- a CDS encoding TetR/AcrR family transcriptional regulator produces the protein MIRKSVGQSESDFAEKRNDEREDKDKEIRERILTGAEELFLQYGFRSITMDEIAKHLGVSKKTIYQHFADKDEIVCHCIENHLDYEKCTANEIWAKVSNPVEEFVIEAQHLKFTTHNIHPTILFELKKYHPKAWAIFQEHKEKWILQSIIDNLKKGMEMGFYRSDIDPDILARLRVEQIAMGFDPTIFPGQEFVLKKIQLQLLEHFLHGILSDKGREFLNLYLQTINEQ, from the coding sequence ATGATTAGAAAATCTGTTGGCCAAAGCGAAAGTGACTTTGCAGAAAAGAGAAATGACGAAAGAGAAGACAAAGACAAAGAAATCCGGGAAAGGATTTTAACAGGAGCAGAAGAACTCTTTCTGCAATATGGATTCCGGAGCATTACCATGGACGAAATAGCCAAACATCTGGGTGTATCCAAAAAAACAATCTATCAGCATTTTGCTGATAAGGATGAGATTGTTTGCCACTGCATCGAAAACCATCTGGACTATGAAAAATGTACCGCCAATGAGATCTGGGCGAAAGTATCCAATCCGGTAGAAGAGTTTGTTATAGAGGCTCAGCATCTGAAGTTTACCACTCATAACATACACCCTACTATCCTGTTTGAATTAAAAAAATATCATCCCAAAGCCTGGGCTATTTTTCAGGAACACAAAGAAAAATGGATACTACAATCCATTATTGACAATCTGAAGAAAGGAATGGAGATGGGATTTTACAGATCTGATATTGATCCTGATATACTGGCACGCCTGCGAGTGGAACAAATAGCCATGGGTTTTGATCCTACTATTTTTCCGGGACAAGAGTTTGTGCTAAAAAAGATACAACTACAACTACTGGAACACTTCCTGCACGGCATTCTCAGTGATAAAGGGCGGGAGTTTCTTAACCTTTACCTACAAACGATTAATGAACAATGA